A region of the Ranitomeya variabilis isolate aRanVar5 chromosome 5, aRanVar5.hap1, whole genome shotgun sequence genome:
TATCAATTAAAAGCAATTCAGCAGCATTAAAATTTCTGTGTAGGAATGTTATAGCCACAGTCTATTAACAATCATTTCATAACAGTGGGGAGCACATAAAAAGAAGACATAAAAAAATATATGCAACTACAAAGGAGAGCGTCAGGGCTCCAAAATCCAAAAGGTCTCATTAGCGAGTACCAGTAGAATACACTGGATTCTTTCTATATCTTTAGGTTCAAGTATtcatgggaaaaataaaaaatgttagaaAATCACTGGGCAGCAGAAAACTAGAAAGAACAATAGACATTGGTTTAGGTTCCCATTAACAAAGGAACAATTGTCAATCAGCATTTGGATATGACAAGAAATGGGCTAATAAGTTTAGATTCCATCATCCAATCATCCAGTGCAGCTAGACTGCAATGAACGCTAACCTTACATTCAAGTATTTGTGCATGAAATAAATGGCAGAGGTGATAAATACAAAAAGGTGGATCAAATTATGTTAATCTGTTCATGTACAGAAGAGAATTCCTACGAAGATCTGTCGTACGTGATGCAGATGGCAGCCGGCTGTCATACATTGGATGTGGTTTCCAACATGGGCACAGCAGGTGTATACACAACTTTCTTGACGTTTTTTGCCCTGCAATGTATAAAGTCATTGTCAAAGAAAAAGCCAAGCTAGCAAACATAGACATGCAGCTAGTACATAAAGTATGCTTGAGTGTTAGTTATTGGGAGATTGCTTGAGTAAGTGCTAAAATCTATACTTCGCATTCTGTAGTAACACATAAGTCACTGCTAACTATTAGTAGCCATGTAAAATTTGTACCACTACCACCTTAGAACTTCAGCCCTTTGTCCATTTTTCATAAATGGTGCCACCGTTATCCAGTGTCACATACAGAAAACCAGCCACATTTACCTACATTAATTTGCTTATTATTTAAGGTAGTCAAAAAGCTTGACGTGGGCCACCATGGCCGTCATTGTCAACCTGCTACAAATATGACTAGGCTGAAATGCCAAGATGCTAGTACTTTGTGTTTGCCCAGAAAAAGAAATGTTTGGTTGTGGACAGGTTCTAAATTATTATCTGTTTTAGAACACAATACAacacattaaaaaataataattactgtTTTTTCCACCGAAACAGCCAACAGGTGACTCCAATGATGATGAGAGATCCAAGTAGACAGGCCAATGTGATTGCAAGAACAATGCCTAGAAGAAGAGACAGCTTGTCATAAGAATATTCttgatcacaatttttttttttacaagttcatGGACTTTATAACTCAAATGTTACCTTCCCGAAAAGATACAGACACCAGTCGGTCGCCTTCCTGCTGTAACCTTCTGTAGTTATCAATCATCTCTACAGGAGAGGAGCTATTCCGTTCAGTGCAGTACAGGGCCGTCTCGAACAGGAGAAGCTACAAGACAACGTTTTTAGGCaaatagtttattttttttcttcataccTTTTTATCCTCATATTTTTATCAAAAACTCTTCATGTTTAAAAGTTTTCTTCAAATTATGTTTTATTAATTTTATAGGGAAGGGTTACAATACACACATATAGAAATAGAAATAGTATATGTAACAAGAAAACTGGGCGGAAAAGGGAAGCTAGAAACAGAATGTAGATAAGAGGGATATAGGAACATTAATAAAAACATACATATTTGGTCAACTGAACCTATTGCACCTTAcacaatatttgaataaaaaagtcTATTCGTAAAGTCTATTCAGTCATAAAATATATGGCATAAATTCCACTATACATATTTTGATCATATGTTTTATTTTTAAGGACTCCTATTTATGAGGATACTATCGAGTTCCATATGGACCATTTCAAGTCGTAACTTGAAAATTATATTGCATATGTATATTCAAGCATGTTATTGTTCACAATTCTGTCTATTACTTCTATAATTGAGGGACTAAACGTTTGTTTCCATTTAGACAACAATAGCAACTTTGTTACCaagaaaattattattatagaTCTTAGTTTAAGTGGAAAATCATCTACTCCCAGAGATAGGATGGCTAATTGAGGAGTAGGTGGAATATCTATGTTGCATATTTTATTAATCAACTCAAAAACCTCTGTACAAACAGTCCCATAGTATATGTAAAAGTGTCTTTTTGGCTACATTCTCGCCAACATAATTCAGATTGGTTGGGAAATATTCTATGAACTTTTGCTGGGGtgtatgttgtgattttgctttttgctccctctagtggtcattagtgatttgactctggagcgtctgtcttttcctatatcctcacctgggccgttagttcaggggcgttgctatataagctccctggaccttcagttcaatgcctggcatcgttgaaatcagagctaatctgttgtgctcttgtcctatgatcctggttcctgtatttcaagctaagtctgcttctttgctttttgcttttgttttgtttggtatttttgtccagcttgttcctatctgtatcctgacctttgctggaagctctagggggctggtgttctccccccggaccgttagacggttcgggggttcttgaatctccagcgtggatttttatagggtttttgttgaccagataagttatcttgctatattctgctattagtaagctggcctctctttgctgaacctggttcatttctgtgtttgtcatttcctcttacctcaccgttattatttgtggggggcttgtatcttgctttggggtccctttctctggaggcaagagaggtctttgttttcttctcctaggggtagttagattctccggctggcgcgagtcatctagcgatcaccgtaggcatgatccccggctacttctagtgttggcgttaggagtagctatttggtcaacccagttaccacagccctatgagctggatttttgtatcttgcagacttacacgttcctctgagaccctgtccactggggtcataacaggtgtaaTACCATTTTGTCAAGGTTTTATAATATGATTCTTGTAGGTTTGCGTTGGATGAATTTTTAAAGGAAATTTTTATCGCTTTTTGCCATTTATCAGCTGAAAAAATGGTGCCCATGTTTAAACGTTTTAACCAGACAGACATAGCTATCAAACCTTCCATACCAAAACACAGTCTAAAAAAAATTAGTTGTGAGCCATTTCCAGCGTAAAGACCACCCATCATAAGCTTGAATAATGAACAATTAATGAAAGAAATTAACAGCCgagttaacccttttctgacagacTTGTGCTCCATTCCATTGCCTTAGTAATAAATGTAAGGTTACTTCTGTTCTTTTTTGTGCTATACATGAGCCCGGGGTCTCTGAGaaatctaattttttttcttttttttttagaaagccaACATGCCCAATACTTTACTTCATTAACCCAGACATCTGCCATTGGCGTAATTCATACACATGTATTTTCAGACCAATGAAAGTTGATGACTGACTTCTGGGTTGATGTGGAAAGTCATGTCATGCATTAGTTATCCATTTTTCGGATGAGACATTGACCATTTAATTATTTGAATGCATATTTAAAAAATGGCATCTGTTAATGAATTAATGCAAAAGATTTTATAGGAAAATTAAAGCCAAAAACGttaagtctgtttttttttttttaagagaacaCTAAATGAATGTACTCAAGAATGCTGAAAATAAAGGGGATGAATAGTGTCCTTTTACATCAAAAGTCACTAGATTTAGTGCAAGAGGAATTTGTGTAAACATCTCATGAATTTTTGCCCCTTTGCATAAGCCTTTGACACTAGCGGGTGAATTCTTAGTAAATTCCCCACATAGTGGAAAGTGAAGGATGCCAGAAAGAGATTTGGCTCTGTGTAAGTGATCAGATAATGCCAATATGAAAGATCCATGCATCTGCTGAGATTCAGTTTTTTTAGGTTACCTGCTCCTCTGAAATGaagatgggattccggaaaacagacCACAACACACTTGGATTACAGGGTGGGGTGGTAAGAGAACCTTCATAGCGATAATACTCATCCAGCCTTTCAGGGACAAGAGAGCGGATATTAAACCCTGGAATCTGAAAGGACTGCCCTAAATTATAAGGAAGAAAGTGCAAAAAGTTGCATAAGGAGATTTACGTAACAATTAatggtaatattttttttttaagaaaatctaGCACAGTAAAGGTAAAACCAAGAGACATTGGTCAGAAATAGTTGTAAGGAACAATTGTGCTTAGGTCATctgattatttttttctataaacactTTAAATATATTATTTACATTGAGATGTAATGCAAAAGCAGTTCAGCAAACATGTATAGCTTAGAGGGAGACTGCCAGGTGAAATTTTATTAGGTGAAACCACCTAAAAAAAAGGGAActgtgccatgcacccaaaaaAAATATAAGTAAAAACCAAGAAATAAACTGACAATGTGAAAATACATGGATAAGATCAAGGGTGTAGATGAAGCTACACTTGTTGGTGTAATACGAGGGGCTCACATCTTATTCACTGGATATTCTCTTGGGTAGCATCTTTAGATCACACGAGATCTAGATCTAGTATTTTTATTATATTCATATATGTTCATTTACTATCTATGTGATCTTTTGCTTTGCTATAGCCATTATATAGCTCTTTTGCTTTTTATCCTGTATCCTTATTGGCCATTTACTATCCCACCCATGTACTATGATATTGTTAGTTTAGTATTGGTTTTCAGGGAAAAGGTGGGTTCTCTACACTCATTCCCTcatggcaggggtccccaacctgtggcaCGAGAGCCACATTTGGCTCGTGGCCCATAGTTTGGCACATTAGCATCAGGTCTACCAAACAATTAGGAAAAGTAGGTCTCCAGATGGTGAATTTTTGGGGTAGCCATGCACAACAGAGCAGATCTGAATGTGCATATTGTGGCCTTGGGGGTTTGGAGATATTTTAAGCATGGTAAGCTGAAGAGCAGATGATACTACCTGTCAGAGGAAGTGCATGAAGATGGATGCAGCAGTCTGGTGGGAGTGATGGATGCGAGAATACTGAATagaggtattgtgggaacccctggattttGGTATACTGCCTTGGtgggatttctgtggaaaagctttggctgtcatgATACCAGTAATGGGGGCTGTGTTTCGCTACTGTGAAAGGGCAGGAGCTGGAGGTGGCAAGCGGCTCTGTTTAAACATTAATGTGGCTCGCAACCTTctttcagagctgaatgtggctctcggtGTCAgagaggttggggaccactgccttATGGAGACCAGATTGGTATCtgtctttttaaatggttttatgctTGTTTGTTCACTTTGATTACAATTAAACATTCAATTTGTTTATTCAAGTTGTACGTGATATTACAGGGTTATGAATGCCTATTCCCTTCTGTTTTTTTTACTTAGGTCTTTCCCTATACACGCATGCAGAAAAGGACCTGTCACTGAAGAGGAGAAGTCACCAGGGACCCATCTGTCATACTAGTCTCCCATGCGGGTTGATCACTTGTGGTATTTAATgaggttttctctgaaatgctgcagcatttaAGAGCCAGATACTGGCCATATAATTTCTGCCATACTTTTATATATGTAACATACTGACCTTTATACTTGATCTGTGTCAACTGAGAAATGATATTATCATATGCGGAATTGAACGAGccaatctagaaaaaaaaaaagaaataaacatttgaCCAATGAGGTGTAGTGATCAAATGGCCAGTATTGAGCACCGCTGTATGATGGTATTTGGGTACCCCATGACAGTAACTCCTCTTGATATCTGTAGATTTATGTGATTAATGTTATCCTGCAGTGTCTCATCAGTGCAAGTGCCCtctaaaatgtaccgtatttttcggactataggacgcaccggactataaggcgcacccaggttttagaggtggaaaatagggaaaaaaatatttgaagcaaaaaaaaatgtggtaaaatatttaataacataaataacatactattatatgttatgttattatatataatagtatgttattatgttggaagctgcgggaccagtgtggtgtctgaagtacgatatgaagacgctggagggtgagtataagggctcatttccacatgcgaggcacacgtccgtatctcgcatgtggaaaccaagctctggcgccggcactttggagcagagctgtgcagctccatgtgttcctatgcggccacacgctccgctcctgagtgccggctccacagcttggtttccacatgcgagatacggacgtgtgcctcgcatgtggaaatgagccctaagaatgggtgcacagggcttatagtgaaagcaccactccagcactgcaaaataacactggagtgctgctttaaaatcccatgggagaactataactcccagcatgtcctgcagatcctatgacatgctgggagttctagttcaccaaaggagtggcagagggctttattgtgttttggaaagactgacctcttaattgtggcagccagccacactgttgtgaggtaaaagctggagcatcccatggctgcacacacacagagccctccctgttgttgttgcctttccacagcgcaggatataagaggaagctgcagattctaggtgggagtctgaaggacctgtgatgatgtcagaagagggagggctctgagctgccatgtgatgctccagcccacccacttctgacatcacacaggtcctccctgtgcaccagacagctcagcgtccagcacaggcaggtatgcagcgatctcctggcccctgctgctgcctccttccccggacacacagattctccccggaatcagtgctggggaaactgtgtgtcgctgcttaagtgcagtattcatttgctgctcccggctcaccgctcagctgatcggtgggggggagcagctaataaatattcactgcacttaatcagcggggccatgtggtttccacagcagctgattccgggcagggggacatcctgaagtgggataacagtgcgatcccactcgctgctgcccccctccccacatgctatatccgtactataagacgcacccacactttcctcccaaatttggaggaaaaaaagtgcgtcttatagtcggaaaaatacggtaacttgctcagtggttagcattgcagcgctggagtcctgggttcaaatcccaccaaggacaacatctgcaaggagtttgtatgttctctccatgtttgcgtgggtttcctccaggcactccggtttcctcccacattccaaagacatactgatagggaaattagattgtgagccccatcggggacagcgatgataatgcgtgcaaactgtaaagcgctgcagaatatgttagcgctatataaaaataaagattattattaaaataaagattattattattgttgtcgcTACagaaataaattagaataattaaattaataataatttaatttctatagcaccaacatattctgcagcactttacattttagaggggacttgtacagacaataagacAATACAGAATAAcattaatcacataaatcaacagataccaagaggagtgaaggtcctgctcacaagcttacaatctatacagAATGTTATAGGCAGAAGATGCAAGTATTTTTTGGCCGATTTATTGAATTACCTTTTTTCttaatctgaaaaaaaaattggcaggGGTAATAATTTTGGTCCTACATCCACCTCCAGGTAGAAATGACGATACCCTTATCACATTTTAAATTAATTAGGCCTATACACTATGAGAAGAAACCAGTTACTAAGCAAATTAAACGTTAGCCAATAATATAAGGAATTAAGtatttagaaaaaaatattataatttacCTACAATCTACGTAAAAGTGTGTAAATATAGTGAATGTATAATAGGCTGTGGGTTACTCACAATTTTTACATTTACAGAAAATAAGCTTATTGTGTCTCACCTCTATGAGAATTCCAAGCACAGCCAACCCGTCTGATACCTCCATGGCTGTGCCAAAATCGGCATACTTAGAGTTATAGTGCACAATATGCATCTGAAAAAAATATA
Encoded here:
- the CA12 gene encoding carbonic anhydrase 12; translated protein: MAPLLTLKLAQMYRLLFLLVLPATQAASEGHSWSYTGNEGENSWATRYSFCGGVYQSPLDFHGSILQYDSHLKPIQLYGYNASSNEPFIISNNGHTVSVSLPPNMYINIPPFRYIAAQLHFHWGSLASHGGSEHCVGGKKFAAEMHIVHYNSKYADFGTAMEVSDGLAVLGILIEIGSFNSAYDNIISQLTQIKYKGQSFQIPGFNIRSLVPERLDEYYRYEGSLTTPPCNPSVLWSVFRNPIFISEEQLLLFETALYCTERNSSSPVEMIDNYRRLQQEGDRLVSVSFREGIVLAITLACLLGSLIIIGVTCWLFRWKKQAKNVKKVVYTPAVPMLETTSNV